A genome region from Nicotiana tabacum cultivar K326 chromosome 13, ASM71507v2, whole genome shotgun sequence includes the following:
- the LOC142168379 gene encoding uncharacterized protein LOC142168379 has protein sequence MSTVQNTPFTVVDEAPLQLQMWWYDLGEDGQKWVTKHLGALTDIMKIKPRDDLIEALVTFWDPVHNVFRFSDFELTPTLEEIAGYSRFGRDLRNQELIFPRALSVHRFFDLLNISKQIRKTNVVEGCCSFYFLYSRFGQPNGFEMHEKGLNNKQNKDTWHIHRRFAFIMAFLGIMVFPNKERTIDTRIARVVQVLTTKEHHTLAPIILSDIYQALTLCKSGAKFFKGCNIEL, from the coding sequence atgagcactgTCCAGAACACACCGTTCACAGTTGTAGACGAGGCTCCACTtcagcttcagatgtggtggtatgatttaggagaagatggtcagaaatgggtcaccAAGCACCTGGGAGccctcacagatattatgaaaattAAACCACGGGACGATTTGATTGAggcactagtgactttttgggaccctgttcacaatgtttttcgcttctccgattttgagctaactcccactttagaagagatagctggatattccAGGTTTGGCAGGGATTTGAGAAACCAGGAGCTCATATTCCCGAGGGCTCTTTCTGTACACCGATTCTTCGATCTTTTGAACATCAGTAAGCAAATTAGAAAGACCAACGTAGtcgaagggtgttgttctttctacttccTGTACTCTAGGTTCGGGCAGCCAAATGGgtttgaaatgcatgaaaagggccttaacAACAAGCAGAACAAAGACACATGGCATATTCatcgtcgcttcgccttcataaTGGCGTTTCTGGGAattatggtcttcccaaacaaggAGCGGACAATTGATACCCGCATAGCCAGGGttgtacaggtcctcactaccaaagaacatcacactcttgccccgatcattctatcagacatttatcagGCGTTAACTTTGTGCAAGTCTGGGGCAAAATTCTTCAAAGGGTGCAATATTGAGCTATAG
- the LOC142168431 gene encoding uncharacterized protein LOC142168431 — MAYFGESLTGIASEWFIDQDISHWHVWNDMAQDFVQQFQYNIDIVPDRSSLVNIKKKPAESFREYAIKWREQAARVKPPMKEAEMIDYFLQAQDPDYLHYMLAAIGKPFAEAIKIGEIVENGMKSGKIVSQAALKATTQAIQCGSGNFGNRKKKEEGSMMASGFGGVQRGITPSYVQFQQGLSNSLQHYYPPQGPRYSVPLQQYTVFNAQAYARPPNHQQWRAPIPQGSRQLRPNFEAPYNPRPRQEYVREQEPKKEFTPIVESYTSLFRKLMQLKLIEPIMPRYVNPNSKGFDSNARCEYHSNTQGHSTENCWTLKKAIENLIEAKAIVVTNNEDTPNITNNPLPTHDNTHFIGMICDDRDYKQSGKTQMVVRTIGSEPKVIVSPPQLAPLMVKGANSSLNLVCSEKTILYVPGSTKKVEVQLGGPKLYIPGGIQKIIPNNGLRNITEPVVIRPVAQLIVTNTKAIPWNYNKTVMTYKGKEIVEETGEMGGLTRSGRCYSPEELRKAKQAREGHLPVKEPVAEKEAEEFLKKMKLQDYSIIDQLRKTPAQISLLSLLLHSEEHRRVLIKTLNEAYVSEKTTVNQLEKMAERFFEVNRITFSDDDLPEEGAGHNRALHLMVKCEGHYVKRVMIDGGSSVDVCPLSTLQQLNIDTNRIRTSNVSIRAFDGSKRDTIGEIELTMTIGPVDFNIVFQVLDMETSYNFLLGRPWIHMARAEGCESIIYQAFEVIEVDQVEEGKPILHPRLSAISMIVASLMLRNGYEPAKGLGSSLQGIVNPIAPFSKKNTFGLGFKPTSADIDRAKARKKNGWNLSKPIPHIAYSFVKPQFEEVQNPSTQDDIDGVCQGLKEIFYEINMVQVGEGPSRVSVQLIGPDTSLSNWEAIPLPIRKETW, encoded by the exons atggcttattttggggaaagtttgaCAGGAATTGCTTCAGAGTGGTTCATAGATCAAGACATCTCTCACTGGCACGTTTggaatgacatggctcaagattttgtccaacagtttcagtacaaTATTGATATAGTGCCAGACCGCTCCTCTCTCGTCAACATAAAGAAGAAACCagcagaaagcttcagagaatatgcaatcaagtggagaGAGCAGGCTGCTAGGGTCAAACCACCAATGAAAGAGGCAGAAATGATTGACTATTTTCTCCAAGCTCAGGATCCTGATTACCTCCATTACATGTTGGCCGCCATCGGTAAACCTTTTGCTGAGGCGATTAAGATTGGTGAAATAGTTGAGAATGGCATGAAGTCAGGCAAAATTGTGAGTCAGGCAGCCCTTAAGGCAACCACACAAGCAATTCAATGCGGGTCAGGCAATTTCGGAAATCGGAAAAAGAAGGAGGAAGGATCCATGATGGCATCTGGGTTCGGAGGAGTTCAAAGAGGAATAACTCCTTCTTACGTGCAATTCCAACAAGGACTATCCAATTCTCTTCAACATTATTATCCACCTCAAGGTCCCCGATACTCAGTTCCCCTGCAACAATACACAGTGTTTAATGCTCAGGCTTATGCTAGGCCTCCCAATCACCAACAATGGCGGGCACCGATTCCACAAGGCTCCCGTCAACTCCGGCCGAATTTTGAGGCACCATATAATCCTCGTCCCCGACAAGAATATGTGAGAGAACAGGAGCCAAAGAAAGAGTTCACCCCAATTGTAGAATCGTATACAAGCCTATTTCGAAAGTTGATGCAGTTGAAGTTGATTGAACCTATTATGCCGCGCTATGTGAATCcaaattcaaaaggttttgacTCAAATGCAAGATGTGAGTATCACTCTAACACCCAAGGGCATAGTACTGAAAACTGTTGGACATTAAAGAAAGCCATTGAAAATTTGATTGAAGCAAAGGCAATTGTGGTAACAAACAATGAGGATACTCCTAATATCACAAACAATCCGCTCCCAACTCATGATAATAcacattttattgggatgatttgtgatgatcgGGATTATAAGCAGTCTGGCAAGACACAGATGGTTGTTAGAACCATAGGGTCAGAACCAAAAGTGATAGTCAGCCCGCCGCAATTGGCACCATTGATGGTGAAAGGTGCGAATTCTAGTTTGAACTTGGTATGTTCTGAAAAAACGATTCTCTATGTTCCTGGAAGCACAAAAAAGGTTGAGGTTCAATTAGGTGGGCCAAAACTTTACATCCCCGGGGGAATTCAAAAGATCATTCCGAATaatggtttgaggaatataaCAGAGCCAGTCGTGATCCGACCTGTTGCCCAACTCATAGTGACAAACACAAAAGCTATTCCCTGGAATTATAACAAGACTGtcatgacatacaaaggaaaagagatagttgAAGAAACAGGTGAAATGGGGGGCTTGACCCGCTCTGGAAGGTGTTATTCACCAGAGGAATTGAGAAAAGCTAAGCAAGCCAGAGAAGGTCATTTGCCAGTGAAAGAACCCGTTGCAGAAAAAGAAGCGGAGGAATTCCTTAAGAAGATGAAATTGCAAgactactcaatcattgaccaactaaggaaaactcctgctcagatatctttGTTATCTCTGCTTTTGCATTCAGAAGAGCATCGTCGTGTGTTGATCAAAACTTTGAACGAGGCATATGTCTCAGAAAAGACAACGGTGAATCAGCTAGAAAAAATGGCTGAAAGATTCTTTGAAGTAAATAGAATTACTTTCAGCGATGATGATTTGCCTGAGGAAGGGGCTGGCCACAATAGAGCTTTGCATCTTATGGTCAAATGTGAAGGGCACTACGTAAAAAGAGTCATGATTGACGGAGGCTCAAGTGTAGATGTGTGTCCTCTTTCTACTCTACAACAGCTGAacatcgacactaacagaattcGAACCAGTAATGTCAGCATCAGAGCTTTTGATGGTTCAAAAAGagacactattggggaaatcgaaCTCACCATGACAATCGGCCCAGTTGATTTTAACATTGTCTTTCAAGTGTTAGAtatggaaacttcctataattttcttttgggaaggccgtggatccatatGGCCAGAGCT GAAGGATGTGAATCTATCATATATCAAGCATTTGAGGTGATTGAGGTGGACCAAGTGGAAGAAGGAAAACCAATTCTGCATCCCCGTCTTTCAGCCATATCTATGATAGTAGCTTCGCTGATGTTGAGGAACGGCTATGAACCAGCAAAAGGATTGGGATCCTCTCTACAAGGAATTGTGAACCCCATTGCTCCATTTTCGAAGAAAAATACCTTTGGCTTGGGCTTTAAACCAACATCAGCTGACATAGACAGAGCCAAGGCCCGCAAAAAGAATGGTTGGAATCTGTCCAAACCAATCCCTCACATTGCCTACTCTTTTGTCAAACCACAATTTGAAGaagtccaaaatccttctacTCAGGATGACATTGACGGAGTTTGCCAGGGTCTCAAGGAGATATTTTATGAGATcaatatggttcaagttggggagGGCCCTAGCCGGGTAAGTGTTCAACTGATTGGTCCAGATACTTCGCTCAGCAACTGGGAAGCAATTCCTCTTCCCATCAGGAAGGAGACTTGGTAg